Within the Leptotrichia sp. oral taxon 498 genome, the region ATTAATCTGCTTTTTAATTTTCAATTTTTTATCCACAATGAAAATTTCTTTCCCTTTGTTTTTTTGAAAATATCGATAACTACTGTTTAACGGCAAATAAATTCCATTTGAAAGTTTTATAACTTTTCCTGAAATAATATTTCCGCTATAAATTTTATGTTTTGAAAAAATTTTCACAACATTATTTTTTAAATCAATATATTCGCCCTTTTGAGATTTCAAATTTCCATTTTCTTCTTCAAAATTATTTCTATTTTTTTCATAATAAAGCATAAGGCTGCTGTTTTCCTTGACTAACAAATTTTCAACTCTATAATTTCCTTCTATTTTATTTCTTGAATCAATAATTTTCCCGTTTTTATCAACCGACCATTTAAAATGATAATTTTCATTCAAAATTTCAATAGTTGAATTTTTTAATAAATCCATATCATCTATATCATCGCTTTCTAAAATTAAAAAACTCTGATTTTTTTCTAAAAGTTTTTTTGTATAATTTTGAAAAGTAAGATTCGCTAAACTCAACAAAATTATTCCAACTATTATTTTATTCCATTTTATATGCAAATAAAAAGCACCAATATAAAACTTTTTCGTCATCTGCACCCAAAATAGACTTGCCCATCTTATAAAAACCAAACTTATCCAAACTATGACAAATGTTATCCAGCTCACAAAAATCAATAAATAAATGTGATAATCCAAAACTTTAATTTGCCAGGCGATATTTAAAGAAGTCAATATCAACATTGCATAAACTGTGATTTCAAAAAAGAATTGGGAAAAATCCATTATTTTAATTTGATTATTTTTTATTTCCAAATATTTTTTTCGCTTGTAATAAAGTTTTTTTAAATTTTTTTTAGTCTTATTTTCTTCACAAACTTTTCTTAATTCCCATATTTCATTTTCTATTTTTTTTAACATCATAAATTTAAACTTCTTTAAACGAACATCATTTTTCAAATATTTATTTTCATTTCGCATAAGTTTTACTTTTGTAGAAATAATATAAGAAACTATAACCTTATATAAAATTTTTAAAACCTTTATGATTTCTTGCATTTTTTTCCTCCTTTTTTATTTTTTGTTTTTTATTTTTAATTTTTTACTTTCTATAATTTTTTATATTATATAAAAAAGACTGGCACAAGTCCAGTCTTAAATATCAGAATATTTTTATTTATCTAATTTTTACAGCCAACTGCTTTTATACATTCTATAATCCATTTCAGGGAAAATATTATCTCTACTTTCTATTTCAGAAATCCAGCTTTCGTCAAGCGAACCACCTTTGAAATCTTCGTAAATTTTGAATAATCTATTTACATGGTCACTTATTTTTTTATGAGCATAACCCACCATTGTTCCTGTATACATTATAAATTCCCAACAAGAAGTTTGAGCTATGAGTAATTCTCTTGCAGCTTGATTTAATGCTCTATATTCCAATTCATTGTAAGGTTCTCTTCCATTTGCAAGTTCTATCATTTTTTCTGCCGCTTTGTGTAAATGTCTATACACATAATCATTTGAACCATCTATCCAAACGTCATAATATCCATTTGCTCCCCAGCTTGACATACTTACATCTACAATTTGGTTAGTTGGATATTTTTGTAAATATTTGTATGGTGTAATTGTTGAAAAATCTGATTCTGCCGCTGCTCTAAATACCCATTCCAAGAAAATAGGACCTTCATACCACCAGTGTCCGTATAATTCTGCATCGTATGGTGAAATTACAATAGGTTTTCTATATTTCATTTTTGAAGCCAAAAATTCAATTTGTTTTGAACGGTTAAACACAAAATTGTAAGCGTGTTCTTTAGCTCTGTTATAAGCTAAATCAGGGTCATAAACAGCTTTGTAAGTACCTTTTTTATCTGTAATTGCGTGATATTTTATTCCGATATTTCTTCTTACACCGTCGCTATGTAAATAAGGTTTTACATAATCGTAGTCCAACTCATATCCAGCATCTTTATGGAACTCTCTGTATACTCCATCTCCAGGATACCCGATTTCCGAACTCCATACTTGCTCTGATGATTCCAAATCACGTGCAAATGCCGCAACATAATTTCTTGTATAAACAGGTGAATAAATACCATAAACTGGTCTTGGATCACTATGCATTATTCCGTGAGCATCAACTAAGAAGTAACGGAATCCGTGTTTTTCCAAAAACTTATCTTGTCCAGGATAATAAGCACATTCTGCAAGCCATATTCCTTTAGGTTCTCTTCCAAAGTTTTTTATGTAATCTTTTTTTGCCATATAAACCTGAGCGTTTACTGCTTCTGGATAATCTTTCATAACAGGTAAAAATCCATGTGTTGCTGTTACAGGTATAATTTCCAAATTCCCTTGATCCTGAAATTTTCTAAATGCTCCTACTAAATCTCTTCCGTATTTTTTCTCAAAGACATCTTTTGCTCTTTGGTTAAACCACAAATTATGTTCAGCAACTTTTTTCATATCAGGATAAGGTGCTAATCTTTCTAATTCTTTTTTACAAAATTCAACAAGCTTGTTGATATGTTTTAAATATCTGTTTCTCAACAAATCGTCATTCATCATATTTACAAGTGTCCCTGACATTGTTATTGTCATATTCCAAGGAATATTATCCCTTGTCAAATTGTCAAACATTTCCAAAAGCGGAATATATGTTTCAGTAATCGCTTCATATAGCCAATCTTCTTCCAAAAATTCTTCATATTCAGGGTGTCTTACATAAGGTAAATGTGCGTGCAAAACAAAACTTAAATATCCATTATTCATACTTTTTTTCCTCCATACTCAAATTTTTTATTATATATTATTTATACCACATTTTTTAACTTTTTTAAAGCCTTATTTTAAATATCTTTTTTTTTATTTACAATTTTAAGAAAATTAATAAAATATTTTTAATTTACCGCTAATAACTTTTATGTTTACATCTTGATTTCTTCCTCTTTCGCCATCAATGCTAACTCCTATTTTTTCTTCAATTTTTTTAATTTTACAGCTTTTTATTTTCAAAATTCTCACATAATCGTTGTTCATCAAATTATTATTTAACAAATCTAAAAATGTTTTTGAAATATCAAGCGGATTGTCAATATTTTTTACAATTAAAATATGTAAAAATTCATCATTTACATCTGCATTGTAAATTATTTCATCAAATCCAGCAACACTTTTTCCATTCAAAATCATAAATAAAATTGCTTTTTCTTCAATATCTTCATAATCTTTTCCATCAAAAATCTGCATTTTTAAATCAAATTTTTTTATATTTGTCAATTCTGTGAGTCCATTCAAATAATACGCAACTTTTCCAATTGTCTTTTTTAAATTTTTGTCTGTATTGTAAGAAATTTTTGAAAAAAGTCCACTGGCATAAGATGACAAAAAAATCTTTTTCCCGTTAATTAAACCAAAATCAACATACTTCGGCTCTTTTATTAAAATATTGTAAATCCAGTCATTGATGTTATTTCCTAAATTTAGTGATTTTCCAAAATCATTTGAAGTTCCAGTTGGAAAAATGGCAACTTTTGGAAACTTTATATTTTTTATATAAATCTCGCTTAAAGTTCGGCTAAGCGTACCATCTCCACCAGATAAAATTAAAATATCGTATTTTTCATTTGCTAAAATATCACAGAGTTTATTATATTTATTTATACTGTAAAAAGTTACTATAATTCCCTTTTTTAAAAGTCTAGTCACTATCAAATCGAAATTATTAAAAATTATATTCGAATTTCCAGATTTCGGATTATATACTAAAAGTGCCTTTTTTAGCTTTTTCATAAATTTTTCCTACTTTCTTCTTGAAATTTTTTGAGCATTTCTTTTATTTTTTTCAAATTTATGTTCTTCTTTTAAACCTTTTAAATTTTTTTCTTCTTTTTCTTTATTAAAAAATATACTTTTTGTTCTAAATCCTATATCGTAACCTTTTGGCTCAAACCACTGTGTTTTGCTTTTCTCAGTTTGAATTTTTTTCTCATCCTTGGTCAAATTATTTCCATTTTTTATTTTAAAATACATTTCAGGATCAACTCTATTTATAAGTCCTTTTCCTCTCATTTCAAAAGCTATCTCAAAATGTAAATGCGGTGCATGAGTTCCACTGGCATTTCCTGTTGTTCCCGTTTTTGCTATCACTTGTCCAGCTTTTACTTCATCTCCTATTTTTACTTTAACTTCACTCAGATGCGCATATCTTATGTATTTTATTGGAAGCGCAGGATTGTAATTAGGACCGTAAAGCTGTTCCCTTGCACTTTCTTTTGGCTTATAATGTTTTCTTTTTATTTTTTCTAAATCAGCCGGATTTACTTCTAGATAAAAATTTAACCCATAACCTGTTTTGTCAACATACAAATCAACAACTTTTCCATCAGCAACTGCATACACATCAGTACCAGGTTCTGCAAAAATATCAACTCCTTGGTGAACTCTTAAACCATTACTCCGAACCCTTCCAAATTTTGACCAGTCAGGATATTCTTCTCCACGAAAATTATAATATGCAAGTTGTGGATTTTTCACTGGATTAATTCTAAAAATATTGTCGTCTTCTTCAAAAACGTTATTATTTTTTTTATTTTTATTTGTACTATTAAATGTCAACACCAAAATGATAATCAATAGAACTATAAAAGCTACTACTCCTACAATTATTATATTTTTTTTATTTATAAAATTTTTACTCTCGTCCATATATAATTTTATTATTCTTCTCCTTTATTTTTAAAATGCAGCATTAAATCCTAATTTTACAGCACTATTTTTATTATCTTGCAATTCATAGGACAATTTTACTCCAAAGTTGTCTGCAACATTATATTTTAAACCAGCTTCCGCATTTACTCCACCTCTTGAATAAGATAACGGCGCAAGTTCATATCTTGTCAAATGTTCTCTTTCTCTGTGATAAGATTTTTTAGCAAATCTGCTTTCGTATTCTACATTCCCAAATAAATCAACTTTTCCAAGTGATGTTTCTCCGTAAATACCGACAGTTCCATTTGGCAAAGTTGTTGATGTTCCTGAAAAGTTAAGTTTGTCAATATCTCCTTCTTTAACTCTTGTAACTCCAAGACCAACATACGGTTTTATGTAACCGTTGTCAAATAAAAATTTGTAACCTAATTTTGTTGAAAAATCCAAAATTTTTGACTTAAATTCCGCATCACTTATAGCTCCAAGAGTCTTACTTGTTTCAAATCTATGCTTATTTGTCGAATAAAGTAAATTTCCAATTAAATCAATGTTGTCATTAAAATCATATTTTCCACTTAATCCAAGCTGATAAGATTTAATTTTTTCTTTTATATCTTCAAATTTTTCTTTGTAATAAACATTGGATGTGTCATATCCAAAAGTTGTTCCCAAAGTAAATTTACCAAAATCTTTTGATCCGTTAATTAAAACACCGTCGCTAACTGAATTATATTTTACATTGCTCTGTTTATCTTTGTATCTATCACCATTGTTATCCAAATATTGAATATCCAACTTATACTGACCATCTTTTGTTTTTTCAAGATTTTTTAATGTTGTATTTCTAGCCGATCTTGCTAAATCCAAATCGACTTTTGAACGTGGCATCTCAACTGTAACTTTTTCCGCCGCTTGATTTTCAGGTGAAAATAAACTTCCAGTTTTTGGAGTAAAGTTATTAACTGTCATCATCAGATCTTCAAAATATGTTGGCAAGTCATCGTAAGCATTCGGTGTCGCAGCAGTTGTAATATAAACCAGTCCTGCGTTTCTCTCACGAGATAATTTTATAATTTCTTCATATTGTTCAGGTGTCGCTGAATGAATAATATGATAAATTTTATTAGCATTTTCTGGATTATTTTCAAATTCAGAAGTTCTGTTGGCAAAATTATTTATATAATCACTCGCTGAAGTTTCATTTGTAAGCCAAATATCCGCATATGGTGCAATTGCATCATTAATTCCGGCACCAGGATTTCCTATTACAGTCATATTAGGATATTTAGTTTTGACATATTTATACAGATTTAACATATAATTTACTTCATTCTGATTACTTCCGTTCAAAGTTTCATCAAAAAATATACCAGAAATATTATTATTTCCATAAAACTCAACATATTTATCAATATCAGCATATACATCGTCAAGATTTCTTGTAAATCCTGTAGTTTCAACATAACCAACGCTCTTTATTCCAGCTTCGTTATTTTTTTGAATCTGTTTAGTAAAATTGTCATTTACTTGAGTATCAGGTCCATTATTAGGATTTATAATTGCATAAGGAATTTTTCCAGCACCATTTTTCGCAACACTTTCCCAATATGGATCTCCGTCTGATGGAGCATGATAAGTAGGCATAAGGAATGTTTGATTTTTAAGTGGTGTTTCTTCGGCTCTATGTTTTTTTGCAAAGCCGCCTTTATATTCGACATTAATTTGAATTAGATCAGGGTCTTCACTGTAATTATTTCGAAATTTTCTGCTGTTATTATTTCTTTTATAATTATAACTAGATATTTCCGAATCTTTAGAAGCAATATTTTCTAAATTTTTTGGAGAATCTATAGCAGCTTTTTCATTATAATAATTCTCTTTTTCTTGCTTTACATCAACTGTTTGATTTTTATTTTTTTTACTTTCAGCTCTTTTATTTTCAAATTCTTTTACACTAATTTTTTCAATTTCAAAATTTTTATTTTCATCGTTATTTTCAAGTTCATCTTTATTTGAGACAACATTTTCCTCTTCAGTAGCAGTAGAGATGTCATTCATTTCACTATTGCTGTTATCTATTGGTTTTCCATAACTTATTCCTGCGACTCCAGCCATAATACATGGAATTATTTTTTTTAATTGACTTTTCATCGTTGAATTCTCCTTTTCGCATAATTTTTTTATTCTAATTTTTTCTCAGTTATAAAATAACATAAATTTCGCAAAAAGTAAATAAATATTTTTAATTAACATTTTAGTTTCAAAAAATTAACTAATTTTTACTATTTTTCCTTTTTTATCTGCTACTTTAATTTTTTTTATAATTATTATTTTAATTCTTAATATAATTACATCATATTTTTCTTATTAATCCACAACTATGACAACTTTCCCATTCGCCATATTCCCTTCCAAAAATTTATGTGCATCTGCAATTTCAGCTAATGAGAAAACTTTTGAAATTTTAGGTCTGATCGAATGTTTTTCAAGAAAATCAAACATTTCATTAACTGTATCTTTATTGACATTTGTGCTGTCAAATGAAGTTAAATACGACTCTGAAATGATGTCTACCAATGGCTCAAAATCTTCAATTATCCAGCCTCCAAGACATCCTGTCATACAGACGATTCCACCTTGCTTTACTGATTTTAGTGACGATTTCAAAGTTGGTCTTCCAATTAATTCTAAAACTTTATCCACGCCATCTGGGAATAATTTTTTCAAATTTTCATCAAAATTTTCATCTCCAACAATCACTTCGTCTGCACCTTTTTCCTTCAAAAACTGCTTTTTAGATGCACTTCTGCTCGTAGCGACAACTTTTACATTGATAGCTTTTGCCAGCTGAATAGCTGCTAATGCCACCGAACCTGTTCCACCTCGAACTAAAAGTGTTTCTCCTTCCTTTAATTTCAAACTTTTAAAAAGTGAGCCATACGCTGTATAATAAAGTTCTGGATACGCTGCAATTTCTGACCAGAAAATATTTTCTTCTGTGATTTCCAAATTTTTTGAAAATCTTTCTTTTAACAATTCTTTACTTTTTAATTTGATATTTTTGAAAAAATCTTTTTCATCAGGCAATCTATAAACCTGATTTTTGGGAATCAAAATATATTCTGCATAACTTCCGTCAAATTCTCTTCCCATGCCATTCATCATCGAAAAAACTTTGTCGCCTTTTTTAAAATTGCTGTTAGACGGCTCTTCCACAATGCCGACACACTCAATCCCAATTACTCTTGGAAGTTTTACCGATGGCGAATTTCCTTGACGAGTAAAAATTTCCGCTCTATTTATTCCAAATGCCCTTATTTTCACAAGAATCCAGTCCTCTTTCACTTCTGGAATTGGTACATTTTTTATTTTCATTTCTTCAGCAGTACACGGTTTTTCAAGCACCATTGCCTTCATAAATTTTCTTTCCATAAATTTTAACTTCCTTCCTTTTGTTTTTTTATTTTTAAAACTTTTTATCATTTTTATAAAAAATATTTGACTTTTTTATTACTATATGGTAATATAAACTTACGATATAGTAATATTTTTATATAAATATATTATCATATAGTAATAATTTTGTAAAGGAGGAAATCTATGAAATCAAACTCTGGATTTTATATAGGCAGAATAAAACAAGTAAATACTAGACTTTTGAATAAATTTTTGGCGCAAAAAAATATAACGGCGTTTAATGGGGAACAAGGTCGAATCTTACATGTACTTTGGGAAAATGATGGGATCAGTAACAGAGAATTGTCGAAAAAATCTGGTCTTGCTATGAGTTCGCTTACAACGATGCTTGAGCGGATGGAAGAAAAAAATTTATTAATACGAAAATTTTGTCCGACTGATAAACGGAAAATTTTAATTTTTTTGACGGATTATGCAAAATCCTTGAAAAGTGAATATGATGAAATTTCTGATAAAATGAACGAAATCTCTTTTGAAGGAATTTCAGATGAGGAACGATTGGCTTTTGAGGCAACTTTAGAAAAAGTTTTGTATAATTTTGAGAAGGCTGAACAAAAATTTAATAAAAAATAATTTAAAATACTGAACAAAATTTGAAATTTATAAAATTTATAAAAATTTATTTGGTATTTAACTGGAGGTAAATGAATGATAGAATTTATCAATGTTGGAATGACTTATCCAAATGGGAATATTGGATTAAAAAATATAAACTTGACTATAAAGGAGTCTGAAATTACGGTTTTTATTGGACCATCTGGGAGCGGGAAAACTACGCTTTTGAAAATGATTAATCGATTGGAGGATAATACGACTGGGGAAGTGAAAATTAATGGAAAAAATGTAAAGGATTATAATATTCACAAAATGCGTTGGGATATTGGATATGCTTTGCAGCAAGTGGCACTTTTTCCGCATATGACAGTTGAAGAAAATATTGCGATTGTGCCTGAATTGAAAAAATGGAAGAAAGAAAAAATTGATGCGAGAATTAATGAATTGTTAATTATGGTTGGACTTGAACCTGAAAAATATCGAAAAAGAAATCCTTCAGAATTGTCTGGTGGAGAAGCACAAAGAGTTGGAATTGCCAGAGCTCTAGCCGCTAATCCAAAAATTATTTTGATGGATGAGCCGTTTAGTGCGTTAGATCCCATCACTCGTGCAAATTTACAGGAAGATGTGAAAAAACTTCAGAAACAAATTCACAAAACAATTGTTTTTGTAACTCACGACATTGAAGAAGCATTTTTATTGGGGGATAAAATTTGTATTATTCAAGACGGCGAGTTAGTTCAAGCTGGAACAAAACACGAAATAATCTCAAATCCTAAAAATGATTTTGTGAAAAAATTTATAGCTATTAAAAAGAAAGAAGGTGAAATTTATGAATAAATTAATTTTGACTTTTTTAGAAAAAAAAGACGAACTTTTTAGTGGAATCGTAGAACATATTCAAATTTCTTTTATCGCACTAATAATTGCTCTAATTATTGCCATTCCACTAGGAATTTATTTAAGCTATCACAAAAAATTAGCGAACATTGTTATTGCGATTAACGGCGTTATTCAAACTATACCGTCTTTAGCGATTTTAGCACTTTTAATACCAATCGTTGGAATTGGAAGAAAACCAGCGATAATCGCCTTAATACTTTATGCTCTGCTTCCAATTTTACACAATACTTACACTGGTATTACTGGCGTAGATCCAATGTATATGGTAACTTCAAGAGCTTTAGGAATGAATAAATTTCAGCAACTTACAAAAGTTCAGCTTCCCCTGGCTATGCCTGTAATAATGACAGGAGTTAGAACGGCTGCTGTTTTGATTATTGGGACTGCCACATTGGCTTCACTTGTTGGAGCTGGAGGGCTTGGAAAACTGATTTTGCTCGGTCTTGATAGAAATAATAACTACTTGATTTTGTTAGGAGCAATTCCTGCTGCTTTACTTGCGATTTTATTCGATTTCATCTTTAAGCAATTGGAAAAATTGAGTATCAAAAAAATATTAATTTTCCTAATTTTAATCACATTTGCATGTCTTTTTGGGTCAATTAGCAGTTTTAATAATACAAAAAAAGATAAATTGATAATTTCTGGAAAACTTGGTTCAGAGCCAGAAATATTGATAAATATGTATAAAATTTTGATTGAAGAAAATAGTAAACTTGACGTTGAGTTAAAACCTGGACTTGGAAAAACTTCATTCGTATTCAATGCTTTGAAAAATGGCGATATTGATATTTATCCTGAATTTTCAGGAACCGCAGTTTTCACTTTTTTGAATGAAACTCCTGTGAATAATAATGCCGAAGATGTTTTCAATCAAGCAAAAAAAGGTATGGAAACTAAATTTAAAATGGTTATGTTAAAACCTATGAAATATAACAATACTTATGCAATCGCTGTTAGCAAGAAATTTGCCAATGAAAATAATTTGAAGACGATTTCTGATTTGGTGAGAGTAAAAGATAAAATAAAAGCTGGATTTACAAGAGAATTTAATGACCGTGAAGATGGTTATCTTGGACTTAAAAAATTGTATCAGTTTGAAATTCCGAATATTAAAGAATTCGAGCCAAAACTTCGTTATGTTGCTGTTCAAAGTGGCAATATTAACTTGGTTGACGCTTATTCTACTGACCCCGAACTTGCTCAGTATAATATGGTTATTTTAAAGGATGATAAATATTTATTCCCGCCATATCAAGGTTCTCCAATGATGCGTGAGGAAACTTTGAAAAAATACCCTAAATTGAAAGAGATTTTGGAAAAATTGAGTGGCAAAATTTCAGATGAAGAAATGTCAACAATGAATTACCGTGTTTCTGTGAAAGGTGAGAGAGCGGAAGATGTTGCTAGAGAATATTTAAGAAATGCTGGAATTATTAAAAAATAGAAAATTAGTAGGTTAGTTATAAAATAAAAAAATTAGTCGGATGAAAATTCGGCTTTTTTTTATTTATTAGAAAATAAATTTGGTTTTTATTACTTTCTTTTATAAAAAAAATATAAAATATAAAAGTTGACATTTAATTTATAATTAAGTAAAATAATATTAATTCATTAAATTTTTTAGCAGCTATTGATTTCATAGCTAAATTTGTAATTAAGATGCAACATATTTATAAAATGTAAAAATCTAAAAAAGGAGATAATTAGTGAAAATTTTAATAAGAATAATACAATTTATGTTAAATGAAATTGTTGAAATTTTTAGTTCTGTTTGGATATTTTTAATGGGGATTGGATTTTATGTAATATTGCCAATTTTAACTTTTTTTGCTTTTCTTGCTCTGATTATCGGGAAAAATTGGAATGGATTTATCGGCATTTTACTTTTTACTTTTATTGCTTGTGCAGTTTTTGGGATTATCAAATTTATTCAGGTATTTTTGAATTTTATTTTAGGATTTTTTTTGAATGAAAGTGAAGAAAATAAGAGAATTTACAAAGAATATAAGCAATGGTATGAAAGCGTAAGAAATCAAGAATATGAAAGAAGAAAAAGAACTCAGGAAGAATACCAAAGACAACAACATAACAAACAAAATAACAGCAATTCACGTTTCAATTACAAAAGTACGAATGATAATGGAATTATTCAAAAATTTGAAAAATATCTTGATTTTCTGGGAATTGATAAAAATGGGGAAATTACTGATAGGATTATACACAAAGCATTTTTAAAGAAAATGAAAGTAGTTCATCCAGATAAGAATATCGGTAAGGATACTACAGCTCAGGCTCAAGAAATAAAAGCGATGGAGGACTTCTTAAAGGAACAACTTGAATATTATTTAATGCAAAAGGAGAAAAAATAATGATTTTGAAAAATTATAAATATATAAATTTAGCTTATCCAGTTAGACTACTTATTTTTCTGATTTGTATTTCCGTGCCAATTATTTTAAAATTTGAAGTATTTATTATTGGTATTTGTTTTGTAGTTTCTGTTTTTATTATTTTTGGTACTAATGCTTGTGAAAAGGCAATC harbors:
- a CDS encoding glycoside hydrolase family 57 protein → MNNGYLSFVLHAHLPYVRHPEYEEFLEEDWLYEAITETYIPLLEMFDNLTRDNIPWNMTITMSGTLVNMMNDDLLRNRYLKHINKLVEFCKKELERLAPYPDMKKVAEHNLWFNQRAKDVFEKKYGRDLVGAFRKFQDQGNLEIIPVTATHGFLPVMKDYPEAVNAQVYMAKKDYIKNFGREPKGIWLAECAYYPGQDKFLEKHGFRYFLVDAHGIMHSDPRPVYGIYSPVYTRNYVAAFARDLESSEQVWSSEIGYPGDGVYREFHKDAGYELDYDYVKPYLHSDGVRRNIGIKYHAITDKKGTYKAVYDPDLAYNRAKEHAYNFVFNRSKQIEFLASKMKYRKPIVISPYDAELYGHWWYEGPIFLEWVFRAAAESDFSTITPYKYLQKYPTNQIVDVSMSSWGANGYYDVWIDGSNDYVYRHLHKAAEKMIELANGREPYNELEYRALNQAARELLIAQTSCWEFIMYTGTMVGYAHKKISDHVNRLFKIYEDFKGGSLDESWISEIESRDNIFPEMDYRMYKSSWL
- a CDS encoding YegS/Rv2252/BmrU family lipid kinase codes for the protein MKKLKKALLVYNPKSGNSNIIFNNFDLIVTRLLKKGIIVTFYSINKYNKLCDILANEKYDILILSGGDGTLSRTLSEIYIKNIKFPKVAIFPTGTSNDFGKSLNLGNNINDWIYNILIKEPKYVDFGLINGKKIFLSSYASGLFSKISYNTDKNLKKTIGKVAYYLNGLTELTNIKKFDLKMQIFDGKDYEDIEEKAILFMILNGKSVAGFDEIIYNADVNDEFLHILIVKNIDNPLDISKTFLDLLNNNLMNNDYVRILKIKSCKIKKIEEKIGVSIDGERGRNQDVNIKVISGKLKIFY
- a CDS encoding M23 family metallopeptidase, whose amino-acid sequence is MDESKNFINKKNIIIVGVVAFIVLLIIILVLTFNSTNKNKKNNNVFEEDDNIFRINPVKNPQLAYYNFRGEEYPDWSKFGRVRSNGLRVHQGVDIFAEPGTDVYAVADGKVVDLYVDKTGYGLNFYLEVNPADLEKIKRKHYKPKESAREQLYGPNYNPALPIKYIRYAHLSEVKVKIGDEVKAGQVIAKTGTTGNASGTHAPHLHFEIAFEMRGKGLINRVDPEMYFKIKNGNNLTKDEKKIQTEKSKTQWFEPKGYDIGFRTKSIFFNKEKEEKNLKGLKEEHKFEKNKRNAQKISRRK
- a CDS encoding spherulation-specific family 4 protein; protein product: MKSQLKKIIPCIMAGVAGISYGKPIDNSNSEMNDISTATEEENVVSNKDELENNDENKNFEIEKISVKEFENKRAESKKNKNQTVDVKQEKENYYNEKAAIDSPKNLENIASKDSEISSYNYKRNNNSRKFRNNYSEDPDLIQINVEYKGGFAKKHRAEETPLKNQTFLMPTYHAPSDGDPYWESVAKNGAGKIPYAIINPNNGPDTQVNDNFTKQIQKNNEAGIKSVGYVETTGFTRNLDDVYADIDKYVEFYGNNNISGIFFDETLNGSNQNEVNYMLNLYKYVKTKYPNMTVIGNPGAGINDAIAPYADIWLTNETSASDYINNFANRTSEFENNPENANKIYHIIHSATPEQYEEIIKLSRERNAGLVYITTAATPNAYDDLPTYFEDLMMTVNNFTPKTGSLFSPENQAAEKVTVEMPRSKVDLDLARSARNTTLKNLEKTKDGQYKLDIQYLDNNGDRYKDKQSNVKYNSVSDGVLINGSKDFGKFTLGTTFGYDTSNVYYKEKFEDIKEKIKSYQLGLSGKYDFNDNIDLIGNLLYSTNKHRFETSKTLGAISDAEFKSKILDFSTKLGYKFLFDNGYIKPYVGLGVTRVKEGDIDKLNFSGTSTTLPNGTVGIYGETSLGKVDLFGNVEYESRFAKKSYHREREHLTRYELAPLSYSRGGVNAEAGLKYNVADNFGVKLSYELQDNKNSAVKLGFNAAF
- a CDS encoding zinc-binding alcohol dehydrogenase family protein; the protein is MERKFMKAMVLEKPCTAEEMKIKNVPIPEVKEDWILVKIRAFGINRAEIFTRQGNSPSVKLPRVIGIECVGIVEEPSNSNFKKGDKVFSMMNGMGREFDGSYAEYILIPKNQVYRLPDEKDFFKNIKLKSKELLKERFSKNLEITEENIFWSEIAAYPELYYTAYGSLFKSLKLKEGETLLVRGGTGSVALAAIQLAKAINVKVVATSRSASKKQFLKEKGADEVIVGDENFDENLKKLFPDGVDKVLELIGRPTLKSSLKSVKQGGIVCMTGCLGGWIIEDFEPLVDIISESYLTSFDSTNVNKDTVNEMFDFLEKHSIRPKISKVFSLAEIADAHKFLEGNMANGKVVIVVD
- a CDS encoding MarR family transcriptional regulator, with translation MKSNSGFYIGRIKQVNTRLLNKFLAQKNITAFNGEQGRILHVLWENDGISNRELSKKSGLAMSSLTTMLERMEEKNLLIRKFCPTDKRKILIFLTDYAKSLKSEYDEISDKMNEISFEGISDEERLAFEATLEKVLYNFEKAEQKFNKK
- a CDS encoding ABC transporter ATP-binding protein; amino-acid sequence: MIEFINVGMTYPNGNIGLKNINLTIKESEITVFIGPSGSGKTTLLKMINRLEDNTTGEVKINGKNVKDYNIHKMRWDIGYALQQVALFPHMTVEENIAIVPELKKWKKEKIDARINELLIMVGLEPEKYRKRNPSELSGGEAQRVGIARALAANPKIILMDEPFSALDPITRANLQEDVKKLQKQIHKTIVFVTHDIEEAFLLGDKICIIQDGELVQAGTKHEIISNPKNDFVKKFIAIKKKEGEIYE
- a CDS encoding ABC transporter permease/substrate-binding protein; its protein translation is MNKLILTFLEKKDELFSGIVEHIQISFIALIIALIIAIPLGIYLSYHKKLANIVIAINGVIQTIPSLAILALLIPIVGIGRKPAIIALILYALLPILHNTYTGITGVDPMYMVTSRALGMNKFQQLTKVQLPLAMPVIMTGVRTAAVLIIGTATLASLVGAGGLGKLILLGLDRNNNYLILLGAIPAALLAILFDFIFKQLEKLSIKKILIFLILITFACLFGSISSFNNTKKDKLIISGKLGSEPEILINMYKILIEENSKLDVELKPGLGKTSFVFNALKNGDIDIYPEFSGTAVFTFLNETPVNNNAEDVFNQAKKGMETKFKMVMLKPMKYNNTYAIAVSKKFANENNLKTISDLVRVKDKIKAGFTREFNDREDGYLGLKKLYQFEIPNIKEFEPKLRYVAVQSGNINLVDAYSTDPELAQYNMVILKDDKYLFPPYQGSPMMREETLKKYPKLKEILEKLSGKISDEEMSTMNYRVSVKGERAEDVAREYLRNAGIIKK